The sequence below is a genomic window from Nocardia fluminea.
AACCACGCGGTCGGCAGGATCAGCAGCAGCCGAATCAGCAGGTACCGCAGCAAAGCCACCTGGCGGGAACCCCCGCCGCGCATCCACCCGAAACGCCGCGCCCGGATCCGTGATCCGGGCGCGGCGGCAACGTCACTCACTTGCTCAGGACCGTGAACCGGAACTTGAACGAGCCGTCGAGGGTCTGATCGACGCCGTTGACGCCCGGCTTCGACACCGCGACCTGCTTGCCCGAGAGCAGCGGCAGGGTCGGCAGGAAGTTCTGCGCCAGATCGGTCTGGATCTTCTTCAGCAACTCGGCGCGCTTGGTGGGGTCGCCCTCGGTGGTCTCGGCGGTGAGCTGGGCGTTGATGCCGGGGTTCTCGAAGTGCGACTGCAGGAAGTTGTTCGGGCCGAAGAACGGCGTCAGGTAGTTGTCGGCGTCCGGGAAGTCCGGGAACCAGCCGAACTGGTACATCGGGTAACCGTCGGAGGCGCGCTCCTTCTGGTAGGTCACCCACTCGGTGGACTGCAGGTTCACCTTGAACAGACCCGAGGCCTCGAGCTGCGACTTGACCGCCGCGTACTCCTCGGAGGAACTCGACCCGTAGTGGTCGGGGTTGTACTGCAGGTTCAGCGTCACCGGGGTGGCGACGCCGGCATCGGCGAGGAACTTCGCGGCCGCGGCCTTGTCCGGCTTGGCACCGTAGAGGTCCTTGAGCGGCTCGGCCGATCCGGCCATGCCCGCCGGCACGTAACCGAAGGCGGGCTGATAGGTGCCCTTGTAGACGCCGTTGGCCAGTGCCTCACGGTCGACGGAGGACGCGAATGCCTTGCGCACGGCCAGTTTCTGCTCCGGGGTGTTGCCCGGCATGGTGTTCATGTTGAACACCACATACCGCAGCTCACCGCCGGGGCCGTCGGTGACCTTCACCTTGGAATCGGCGCGCAGGGAGTCGATGTCGGTGGGGGTGAACGAGCGGTAGCCGACGTCGATGGCGCCGTTCTGCAGGTCGAGCTTCAGGTTGTCGGAGGTGGCGTAGTACTTGGTCGACACCGTCTCGGTCTTCGGTGTGCCGAGGATGCCCTGGTAATCGGGGTTGGCCCGGTACTCCACGAGCTTGTTCTTGTCGTAACTCGAGATCGTGTACGGGCCGGAGTAACCCTTGGCCTCGACGACCTCGTCGTCGGTGGCGACCTTGTCGGCCGGGAACACCGCTTCGTCGACGATGGGGCCCGCCTGGGTCGGCAGGATGGTGGGGAAGGTCTGGTCGTTGGCGACCTTCAGCGTGAACGCGACGGTGAGATCGTCGACCACATCGGTCTTCTCGAGATTGCCGAGCAGCGACGCGGGACCGTGCGGATCGTTGATCTTCACCATCCGGTCGAAGGAGAACTTCACGCTCTTCGCGGTGAGCGGGTTACCGCTGGCGAATTTCAGTCCGGACTTGATCTTGCAGGTGTACACAGTGGGAGTGGTGAATTCGCACTTTTCCGCCGCGTCGGGCTTGGGCGTGGTATCGCCCGGTGCGAAGTTCAGCAGATACGAATAGATCTGGTTCTCCACCAGCAGCGAGCCGTTGTCGTACGCCGCGGCCGGATCGAGCGAGAAGATCTTGTCGGTGGTGCCGACGACCAGGCCCGCGCCGGAGCCCGCCTCATCGGTCCGGCCGGAGCCACAACCGGCCAGCGCGGCGGCGACAGCGGCGGTAATACCCACTGCGGCAATTCGTTTCGCGCGCATGCTTCGTGCCTTGTTCAACATCAGGTCCCATTCTCGAACGCCGCGCAGCCGTCGCCCCCGGATCACGGAGGCGACGACTACATGGTGAGCTAGCGATATAACGAGGGACCGTACAGGTGAACCATTACCGCCCAGTTTCAAATGGTCCGAATTATTGCCGCCATGTTATGAACTAATCTTACGTAATTGCCGGTCAACGGAATTACTCTCGTACACAACGCAAAAGGGGCCGATCAGGTTTATCCTGTCCGGCCCCTCTTGTGCGGTGTGTTGCTATGGACGACTCAGCGCGTCCACGTTGGCGTTCTCGCCGAGCAGCTTCGACTCCGCCTTGCCCGAGAGCATCCCCTCGAGCACGTTCTTGCCGATGGCGGCCTCCGGCGGCAGTTCGATCGGGTAGTCGCCGGTGAAGCAGGCGGTGCACAGACGCGAGCGCGGCTGCTCCGTGGCGGCGATCATGCCCTCGGTGGAGACGTAGCCGAGGGTGTCGGCGCCGATCGAGCGACGCACGTTCTCGACCATGTCGGCGTAGCTGTCGTCGGCGCCGGTGCCGTTGGCGATCAGCTCCGCGCGCGAGGCGAAGTCGATGCCGTAGAAGCAGGGCCACTTCACCGGCGGTGACGCGATACGCACATGGATCTCGAGCGCACCGGCCTCGCGCAGCATGCGGATCAGTGCGCGCTGGGTGTTGCCGCGCACGATGGAGTCGTCCACGACGATGAGCCGCTTGCCCCGGATCACTTCGCGCAGCGGGTTGAGCTTGAGGCGGATACCGAGCTGACGGATCGTCTGGCTGGGCTGGATGAAGGTGCGGCCCACGTAGGCGTTCTTCATCAGGCCCTGGCCGTACGGAATGCCGGAGCCCTGGGCGTAGCCGACCGCGGCGGGCGTACCCGACTCGGGCACCGGGATCACCAGATCGGCGTCGACCGGCGACTCCTTGGCCAGCTTGCGGCCGATCTCGACGCGGGTGGAGTGCACCGAGCGACCGGCGATCGTGGTGTCGGGGCGGGCCAGGTACACGTACTCGAAGACGCAACCCTTGGGCTCCGGGTTGGCGAAACGCATGGAGCGCACACCGTCGGAGTCGATGGCCAGCAGCTCGCCCGGCTCGATCTCGCGGACGAACGCGGCGCCGACGATGTCGAGCGCGGCGGTCTCGGACGCGACGACCCAGCCGCGATCGAGCCTGCCCAGCACCAGCGGGCGCACGCCGTGCGGGTCACGCGCGGCGTAGAGGGTGTGCTCGTCCATGAAGGTGAGGCAGAACGCGCCACGCAGCTGCGGCAGCAGCTCCATCGCGGCGGCCTCGATGCTGGAATCGGCCGAGGCGTGCGCCAGCAGCGCGGTGACGATGTCGGAATCGGAGGTGGCGCCGGTCATCTGCGGGCGGCCGTCGATCACACCGGCGCCGATCAGGCCGAGTTCGCGTGCGCGACCGGCCAATTCGGCGGTGTTGACCAGGTTGCCGTTGTGGCCGAGCGCCAGGCCGGAGCCGACGGAGGTGGTGCGGAAGATCGGCTGCGCGTTCTCCCAGGTGACCCCACCGGTGGTGGAGTAGCGACAGTGTCCGACGGCGATATGCCCCGGCATTGCCGCGAGCGTCTGCTCGTCGAAGACCTGGGAGACCAGGCCGAGATCCTTGAAGACCAGGATCTGGGAACCATCGGAAACGGCGATACCGGCCGCCTCCTGCCCGCGATGTTGCAGGGCGTACAGGCCGTAATAGGTGAGCTTGGCCACGTCTTCGTCGGGAGCCCAGACGCCGAAGACGCCACACTCCTCGCGAGGGTCGTGTTCGATCTCGTCTGGGGTATTGGGCGTGGGGACGATCGTGGGATCGACGTCGGTCACCGTTTGCTCCCTGTTCGGGCGGGCTGGGGGCACTCGTCAGTCTACGGGTCATCCGCAGCGGGTAGTACGCGCGCTCGCATCCCGGCAGCAATCCACTGGTCACGAACCCGCCGATCGGCCACACGGAGCTGTTACGGTGCGGATCGTGACAACGGACGACAGTGCACACGTTGCAGCCGGTGGAACCGGGTCGGATAGTGACAACACCGGTGCGGAGCCGAACGATTCCCCGCAGGCGGCCCTCGGCGAAGCGACGTTCGCCACACCGGTCCTGGATCGACGCCACTGGGCGCGAATCGTGCTCGGTCCGACCGCGGTACTGACCGTGCTCACAGCACTGCTCGGCTTCATGTACCTCGCCTATATCGCCGACCCGGAGAAGAATCTGCACGACTTCCCCATCGCGCTGGTCAATTCCGATGTCGGCGATGTGCTGGGTTCGGGCGAGCAGCGCAAGCAGGTCGATTTCGGCAAGCAGGTCACGGACGCGCTCGTCGCGGGCGTACCCGCCGACCAGATAGATCTGCGCGTCGTCGGGAAATCGGAGTCCGAGCAGTTGCTGCGCACCGGACAGGTGTACGGCGCGATCGTCATCCCCGGCGATTTCAGCAAACGTCTGGGCATTCTCGGGACGGGCAGCATCGTGCCCGGCGAGATGGAACGGCCGATCATCACCCTGCAGTCCAATCCGCGCATGGGCGCCTACGGCGTCGGGATCGTGCAGCGCATCGGCGACCAAGCGCTGGCGGAGGTCGACAAGCAGGTCGGCATCCAGCTGACCGAGCAGGTGCGGGCGACCCTGGCCGAAACACCGGCGGGCGCACCGCCACCGCAGGTGTCCGGCGCGGCCATGATCACCCTCGAGAGTCCGATCGATGTGGTCGCGCAGGAGTTCCGTCCACTGCCG
It includes:
- the purF gene encoding amidophosphoribosyltransferase, which produces MTDVDPTIVPTPNTPDEIEHDPREECGVFGVWAPDEDVAKLTYYGLYALQHRGQEAAGIAVSDGSQILVFKDLGLVSQVFDEQTLAAMPGHIAVGHCRYSTTGGVTWENAQPIFRTTSVGSGLALGHNGNLVNTAELAGRARELGLIGAGVIDGRPQMTGATSDSDIVTALLAHASADSSIEAAAMELLPQLRGAFCLTFMDEHTLYAARDPHGVRPLVLGRLDRGWVVASETAALDIVGAAFVREIEPGELLAIDSDGVRSMRFANPEPKGCVFEYVYLARPDTTIAGRSVHSTRVEIGRKLAKESPVDADLVIPVPESGTPAAVGYAQGSGIPYGQGLMKNAYVGRTFIQPSQTIRQLGIRLKLNPLREVIRGKRLIVVDDSIVRGNTQRALIRMLREAGALEIHVRIASPPVKWPCFYGIDFASRAELIANGTGADDSYADMVENVRRSIGADTLGYVSTEGMIAATEQPRSRLCTACFTGDYPIELPPEAAIGKNVLEGMLSGKAESKLLGENANVDALSRP
- a CDS encoding ABC transporter substrate-binding protein, producing MRAKRIAAVGITAAVAAALAGCGSGRTDEAGSGAGLVVGTTDKIFSLDPAAAYDNGSLLVENQIYSYLLNFAPGDTTPKPDAAEKCEFTTPTVYTCKIKSGLKFASGNPLTAKSVKFSFDRMVKINDPHGPASLLGNLEKTDVVDDLTVAFTLKVANDQTFPTILPTQAGPIVDEAVFPADKVATDDEVVEAKGYSGPYTISSYDKNKLVEYRANPDYQGILGTPKTETVSTKYYATSDNLKLDLQNGAIDVGYRSFTPTDIDSLRADSKVKVTDGPGGELRYVVFNMNTMPGNTPEQKLAVRKAFASSVDREALANGVYKGTYQPAFGYVPAGMAGSAEPLKDLYGAKPDKAAAAKFLADAGVATPVTLNLQYNPDHYGSSSSEEYAAVKSQLEASGLFKVNLQSTEWVTYQKERASDGYPMYQFGWFPDFPDADNYLTPFFGPNNFLQSHFENPGINAQLTAETTEGDPTKRAELLKKIQTDLAQNFLPTLPLLSGKQVAVSKPGVNGVDQTLDGSFKFRFTVLSK
- a CDS encoding YhgE/Pip domain-containing protein produces the protein MTTDDSAHVAAGGTGSDSDNTGAEPNDSPQAALGEATFATPVLDRRHWARIVLGPTAVLTVLTALLGFMYLAYIADPEKNLHDFPIALVNSDVGDVLGSGEQRKQVDFGKQVTDALVAGVPADQIDLRVVGKSESEQLLRTGQVYGAIVIPGDFSKRLGILGTGSIVPGEMERPIITLQSNPRMGAYGVGIVQRIGDQALAEVDKQVGIQLTEQVRATLAETPAGAPPPQVSGAAMITLESPIDVVAQEFRPLPSGSGIGLTAFFFSLLLLLAGMVGAMVIHTMIDSQLGFMPTEYGPWSVHYPPTPISRFRTLLIKWGVSALVAVVVSLVFLVVAQAVGMPVDNPLALFLFSVLAMIAVGWTALMTLAALGTAGLLVNLTLFVILGLPSSGGTVPIEATPTYLAWLAEFEPMHQVFLGVRSILYFDASYTAGLDRGIWMSLLGIAIALVLGTIITRYYDYKGLHRKHTAAA